The Meriones unguiculatus strain TT.TT164.6M chromosome 6, Bangor_MerUng_6.1, whole genome shotgun sequence genome has a window encoding:
- the LOC132654863 gene encoding tripartite motif-containing protein 43-like: MESDISQAFQEVLTCPICLGCLTDPVTTSCGHSFCRACLCFSWEDLQVPVHCPMCKNPSQKKDFRTNVVLKKLVHIARQDSLMKYLSSEENKCVIHKEAKRIFCEENRVLLCQLCSDSQEHKGHRHCPVEAASEGQMEKLLKQMASLWEKIQENQENLEAEKRMPTQWSDYVTLRKEMIRTEYRKGRPVLHEEEQQHIECMENEGQALLEKLRKSKALMVHKRNQLREMYRELMTTSQQPYVVLLQDLEDMFRRSESVQLFMPQVMKPELSVLPITGLIERCKCFLVNIFFGNAILLHDKMNLFDVLKRFSFSPHHQETSVESAGHYFASCGSQSFFSRKYYWEMDLTDYPEWAIGVCEDDYLTNTRQQTEPEGAFLLVCVKKGNQYSLLTTCPVIHHYIEKPVGRVGVFLDCEGGCVSFLDVAKSSLIYSYPPGTFNYPVRPFFSLGGILIESIIQKVESGISQAFLEELTCPICLGCLSDLITISCGHSSCWACLCFFWEDQQVPVHCPTCRHPSRQKDFRTNVVLKKLVSIARQDSLMKYLSSEEHKCVTHKEAKRIFCEENRVLLCQLCSDSQEHKGHRHCPTEAAAEGQMDYVTLQKEMIRIEYRKLHPIHYEEEKQHIEYMENEGQTMLEKLRKSEALMVQKRSQLIAMYRELMTIFQQPYVVLLQGSMEECMKGLCYLRPPL, from the exons atggagTCAGACATCTCACAGGCCTTCCAGGAAGTGCTTACCTGCCCCATCTGCTTGGGCTGCCTTACAGACCCAGTTACCACAAGCTGTGGCCACAGCTTCTGtcgggcctgcctctgcttttcctgGGAAGACCTGCAAGTTCCTGTCCACTGTCCCATGTGTAAGAATCCATCCCAGAAGAAGGACTTCAGAACCAACGTTGTTCTGAAGAAGCTGGTGCACATTgccagacaggacagcctcatgaagtacctgagctctgaggagaatAAGTGTGTGATccacaaggaggcaaagaggatcTTCTGTGAGGAGAACAGGGTCCTCCTTTGTCAATTGTGCTCTGACTCCCAGGAGCACAAGGGTCACAGACACTGTCCTGTTGAAGCAGCTTCTGAGGGGCAAATG GAGAAACTTCTAAAGCAAATGGCATCTTTATGGGAGAAGATCCAAGAAAATCAAGAGAATCTAGAAGCCGAGAAGAGAATGCCAACACAGTGGTCG GACTATGTGACTCTTCGGAAAGAAATGATCAGGACGGAGTATAGGAAAGGACGTCCAGTCCTCCATGAAGAAGAACAGCAACATATAGAGTGTATGGAAAATGAAGGCCAAGCTCTCTTAGAGAAACTCAGAAAAAGCAAAGCCTTGATGGTGCACAAAAGGAATCAACTAAGAGAAATGTATCGGGAGCTGATGACAACgtcccagcagccatatgtggTGCTGCTCCAG GACTTGGAAGACATGTTCAGAAG GAGTGAGTCAGTGCAGCTGTTCATGCCCCAGGTGATGAAACCAGAGCTCAGTGTCCTGCCCATCACTGGACTGATTGAGAGGTGCAAGTGCTTCCTAG TGAACATATTCTTTGGAAATGCAATCTTACTCCATGACAAGATGAACCTATTTGATGTCCTGAAAAGATTCAGCTTTAGCCCTCACCATCAGGAGACATCTGTGGAATCAGCTGGACACTATTTTGCTTCCTGTGGATCACAGAGCTTCTTCTCTAGGAAATATTACTGGGAGATGGATTTAACGGACTATCCGGAATGGGCTATAGGAGTCTGTGAGGATGACTATTTAACAAATACAAGGCAGCAGACTGAACCTGAGGGTGCatttctccttgtgtgtgtgaagaagGGTAATCAGTACAGTCTCCTCACCACCTGTCCAGTAATTCATCACTATATAGAGAAGCCAGTGGGCCGGGTTGGTGTGTTCCTTGATTGTGAGGGTGGATGTGTGAGTTTCCTGGATGTAGCCAAGAGTTCCCTCATATACAGTTACCCACCTGGCACTTTCAATTACCCTGTCAGacctttcttctctcttggcGGCATTTTGATAGAAAGCATAATCCA GAAAGTGGAGTCAGGCATCTCACAGGCTTTCCTGGAAGAGCTCACCTGCCCCATCTGCTTGGGCTGCCTATCAGACCTAATCACCATAAGCTGTGGACACAGCTCCTGttgggcctgcctctgctttttctGGGAAGACCAGCAAGTTCCTGTCCACTGTCCCACGTGTAGGCATCCATCCAGGCAGAAGGACTTCAGAACCAATGTTGTTCTGAAGAAGCTGGTGTCCATTgccagacaggacagcctcatgaagtacctgagctctgaggagcacAAGTGTGTGACccacaaggaggcaaagaggatcTTTTGTGAGGAAAACAGGGTCCTCCTCTGTCAACTGTGCTCTGACTCTCAGGAGCACAAGGGTCACAGGCACTGTCCCACTGAAGCAGCTGCTGAGGGGCAAATG GACTATGTGACTCTTCAGAAAGAAATGATCAGGATAGAATATAGGAAACTACATCCAATTCattatgaagaagaaaagcagcataTAGAGTATATGGAAAATGAAGGCCAGACTATGttagagaaactgaggaaaagtGAAGCCTTGATGGTCCAAAAGAGGAGTCAACTAATAGCAATGTATCGGGAGCTGATGACAATATTCCAGCAGCCATATGTGGTGCTGCTCCAGGGGAGCATGGAGGAGTGCATGAAAGGGCTTTGTTATCTGAGGCCCCCACTCTGA